The Arachis ipaensis cultivar K30076 chromosome B05, Araip1.1, whole genome shotgun sequence nucleotide sequence CCCTTAGCTCAACCTGAGTCTTCTGTCAATATTAGTGCTGCTCATAACTATCCATTAACTGATGATACTGTTATGACTACTTCTACTTCTATGTTTCTCTCAAGTAATGCAGGGTTAGCTGAGCAGCTAGAAAGAGGACACGCAGCTCTGCATACTACAGCGCCTACTCGAATGCATCCTATGGTTACTAAAAGTAAGGCAGAAATTTGTAAGCCAAAACTATTCACTGCATTGGTTTCGGGTAATGCTTTAGAGTTTATACCTTACACAAGTTGAACCTTCTTCAGTGGTACAAGCACTAACCTCTCCGCATTGGAAAGTCACAATGGATAAGGATTATGCAGCACTTTTGAAGTTAAAGACATGGAACTTGGTTGAAGAGTCACCAACAGTTGAACCAATTGGATGTCGATGTGTTTTTCGCATCAAAAGACAGCCAGACGGGACAATTCAGAAGTACAAAGCGAGGTTGGTCACAAAGGAATTTCATCAGCGAGAAGGTTTGGACTATGATCAAGTTTTTAGTCTGGTTTCCAAGCCTGCAACAATACGCACATTTTTGTCTATTGCTGTTTCAAAAGGATGGAGAGTGAGGCAGTTTGATTTCAGCAATGCATTTCTCAATGGGAATTTACATGAGAAAGTGCACATGGTGCAACCTAAGGGTTATGCACTTGGTTCTGGCCTTGTGTGCAAATTGGAGAAGGCCTTATATGGCTTAAAACATGCTCCAAGAGCCTGGTTTCTGAAGTTAAGTAGCACACTTAGAAGCTTTGGTTTTCCAAGTACAACCTCAGATCCTTGTCTCTTTGTTCGACACAGTAAAGCTCCAACAACTTATTTTCTAGCATATGTCGATGACATACTGATGACTGGCACTAATCAAACTGAAGTTGATGTTTTGATCCAACAATTAAATAAAGTGTTCACTCTAAAGGACTTGGggaaaatgaattttttttcttggaaTTGAAGTTGAAAGAACTAAAGTTGATACCCTAGTGCTGAAATAGTCGAAATATGTCAAGGATCTATTGAAGAGAGTTGAGATGTTAGAGTCTAAATCCGTTACCACACCAATGGCTAGTACCTTAAAGCTTGATACAACAGGTAGTCAGGTACAACATTTGATAAGCCTTCTCTGTACAGATCCATAGTGGGTGGGCTGCAATATGCCACCATGACTAGGCTTGATATTGCCTTCTCCGTGAACAAAGTGTCCCAATTTATGCATGCACCCCTAGAACAATACTGGAAGGCAGTAAAAAGAACACTCTGCTTCCTGGCCGAGACAATTAATTTTGGGGTTGAAATTCACAGAAGCAACGACTTCAGAATCTTAGCCTTTTGTGACTTAGATTGGGTAGCAGATCCTGTGGATAGACGGTCAACAACAGGGTATTGCATATTCCTTGGGGTGAATCTCATAAATTGGTCAAGCAGGAAGCAAACGGCTGTAGCCAAATCAAGTGATGAGGCTGAGTTTAGGGCCATTGCTGATGCCATGACAAACACTATGTGGCTgcaaaaaatcctttataaaatgCACATACCAACTGGACTTCCTCTAATATTATTTTGTGACAATCAAAGCACAGTGCTCATGAGTCAGAATCCAATTCTGTATAGTTGATCCAAACATTTCGAAATTGATCTCCACTTTATTTGACATAGAGTTGAGGACAAGCAGGCATGTGTAGCCCATATTCCATCTCAAGATCAAATTGCAGATGTTCTTACCAAGCCAATGAGTCAATATGATGCCTTCTTGAAGATTAGATGCAAACTAAGATTAGTTGACCAATCCAAGCTCAAGTTGAGGGA carries:
- the LOC107640160 gene encoding uncharacterized protein LOC107640160, coding for MTRLDIAFSVNKVSQFMHAPLEQYWKAVKRTLCFLAETINFGVEIHRSNDFRILAFCDLDWVADPVDRRSTTGYCIFLGVNLINWSSRKQTAVAKSSDEAEFRAIADAMTNTMWLQKILYKMHIPTGLPLILFCDNQSTVLMSQNPILYS